One part of the Lotus japonicus ecotype B-129 chromosome 2, LjGifu_v1.2 genome encodes these proteins:
- the LOC130736535 gene encoding uncharacterized protein LOC130736535 — MQRANEALQTQVTELTHGKTDHQGSDRHTTTTVVNFQPFSQEIAEEEIPEHVKTLALDSYSGSSDPKEHLVYFNTRMVIAGVNDAVKCKLLPSTFRKSAMTWFTTLPPGSNADFTEFSTRFLSHFSTSRSVQATITAFLTVIQRENESIKSYMTRFNELSVYLEDSVPSVCVAAFKNGLREGRLNGNLKRHQETSMVEIRARARSYILEEEDNRQKQKRDGTTSLKGATHLGPASKFNQAKTNRPGPYQARLSTRPSAPKPLKVVNAAEASKETGTAGMNATCGGTMLNAPVSDILKEATCL, encoded by the coding sequence ATGCAAAGAGCGAATGAAGCTTTGCAAACTCAGGTGACGGAGTTGACGCATGGCAAGACGGATCATCAAGGATCTGACCGTCACACGACGACTACGGTGGTCAACTTCCAACCCTTCTCACAGGAAATCGCAGAGGAGGAGATCCCGGAGCACGTAAAGACGCTCGCTCTAGATTCCTACTCCGGATCTTCAGATCCAAAGGAACATCTGGTTTACTTCAACACAAGGATGGTAATCGCTGGAGTGAACGACGCAGTGAAGTGTAAACTACTTCCGTCCACCTTCAGGAAGTCTGCAATGACTTGGTTCACAACTCTTCCTCCTGGCTCAAATGCCGATTTTACGGAGTTCTCGACGCGTTTCTTGTCTCACTTTTCTACGAGCAGATCTGTGCAGGCCACAATAACGGCTTTTCTAACGGTTATTCAGCGAGAGAACGAATCGATTAAAAGTTACATGACGCGGTTCAATGAGTTGTCAGTGTACTTGGAGGATTCAGTGCCATCGGTATGTGTCGCAGCCTTCAAGAATGGACTCAGGGAGGGGCGATTGAACGGGAATCTGAAGAGGCACCAAGAAACCTCCATGGTAGAAATCAGGGCGAGAGCACGAAGTTACATCCTAGAGGAGGAAGATAACCGTCAGAAGCAAAAGCGGGATGGGACTACATCCCTCAAAGGGGCGACACATCTAGGTCCCGCTTCCAAATTTAATCAGGCGAAAACGAATCGTCCAGGTCCGTATCAGGCGCGACTTTCGACAAGGCCATCCGCCCCGAAGCCTTTAAAGGTGGTGAATGCGGCGGAAGCATCGAAAGAAACTGGAACGGCCGGCATGAACGCGACATGTGGCGGAACAATGCTGAACGCGCCAGTTTCGGACATCTTAAAGGAGGCTACGTGTCTGTAA